A window of Saccharomyces eubayanus strain FM1318 chromosome XII, whole genome shotgun sequence contains these coding sequences:
- the RGR1 gene encoding Rgr1p: MTTTIGSPHMLANEDRLSNEMPALKDHSEQNGQEQQGPVKNTQLHSPSATVPETTTAQKESLEMVPTSTSAAAGAVTSTPPPSLPHVEINQVSLALVVRNLTVFTMKEIAQYMKTNVHTQMNEPNSAKKIRFLQLIIFLRTQFLKLYVLVKWARTIKQNNFHVLIDLLNWFRMTNMNVNNCIWALKSSLDSMTNAKLPNVDLVTALEVLSLGRPNLPTHNFKLSGGGDSTDAVDGMAKVPLSLILQRLQDLNLTVSIKIALMNVPKPLHNYRIKNGRIYFAVTNEFEIQLSTVNRQSPLFFVDLKLLFSTEAEQSVSTVTESNSPNGSSGNNDDGSNPNGNSLPLNKPRLEKLINEILLKSNDPLSSLYNFLHKYVLTLQLYMVHREFLKLASGGKFSKSNLIHNYDSKKSVITVRYWLNGKMDSKGKITIGIQRTTESLVLKWDNQSASRAKNMPVIYNNIVSNIEGILDEIMFNHSRIIRSELLARDIFQEDEENPDVLLFQLPTTCVAMAPIQLKIDLLSGQFYFRNPTPLLSNYASKINRAESPEELARILQQLKLDKIIHVLTTMFENTGWSCSKIIKINKPIRTQLNINNNNTSKTESSTVVDNNSNSGDFSLLLQRDLFIRLPHWPLNWYLILSIISSKTSCVVEKRIGKIVSQRGKWNLKYLDNSNVMTVKLESITYQKIMILQKTILNRIINHMLIDSLNQLKIHNKICSSEMINEQKLPQYIVQGGSTNDNISIITLELESFLEGSKALNSILESSMFLRIDYSNSQIRLYAKFKRNTMMIQCQIDKLYIHFVKEEPLAFYLEENFTSLGIIIQYLTKFRQKLMQLVILTDVVERLHKNFESENFKIIALQPNEISFKYLSNNDEDDKDCTIKILTNDDSIKNLTVQLSPSNPQHIIQPFLDNSKMDYHFIFSYLQFTSSLFKALKVILVERGEKFRTGGSQYSTMVNIGLHNLNEYQIVYYNPQAGTKITICIELKTVLHNGRDKIQFHIHFADVAHITTKSPAYPMMHQVRNQVFMLDTKRLGTAETVKPTLASHAIRLGNGVACDPSEIEPILMEIHNILKVDSNSSLS; the protein is encoded by the coding sequence ATGACTACCACGATAGGTTCCCCACATATGCTGGCTAATGAGGATAGACTTTCTAACGAGATGCCCGCGCTGAAGGACCATTCTGAGCAGAATGGACAAGAGCAACAGGGTCCTGTTAAGAACACTCAACTGCATAGTCCCTCAGCAACCGTCCCGGAGACCACAACTGCTCAGAAGGAGTCTCTGGAAATGGTACCGACCAGTACAAGTGCTGCAGCGGGAGCCGTAACGAGCACACCACCGCCCTCGTTACCACACGTTGAGATTAATCAGGTCAGTTTAGCATTGGTAGTAAGGAACTTGACGGTATTTACCATGAAGGAGATTGCTCAATACATGAAGACTAACGTGCACACTCAGATGAATGAGCCCAATTcagcaaagaaaatacgTTTTTTGCAACTGATTATATTCTTAAGGACACAATTTTTAAAACTTTATGTGCTTGTAAAATGGGCCCGTACTATAAAACAGAACAATTTCCATGTATTGATCGATCTTTTGAACTGGTTTAGAATGACCAATATGAATGTCAACAATTGTATCTGGGCTTTGAAGAGTAGCCTTGATTCCATGACCAATGCTAAATTGCCAAATGTGGATTTGGTCACTGCTTTGGAGGTTTTGAGTCTTGGCAGACCTAATTTACCTACGCACAACTTCAAATTGAGTGGTGGCGGTGACTCCACGGATGCAGTAGATGGAATGGCTAAAGTGCCCCTGAGTTTGATTTTACAAAGATTGCAGGATCTGAACTTAACTGTTTCGATCAAAATTGCATTAATGAACGTTCCTAAACCGTTGCATAACTATCGTATTAAGAACGGCAGAATATACTTTGCTGTAACCAATGAATTTGAGATTCAGTTATCCACTGTAAATAGACAGTCGCCCTTGTTTTTCGTGGATTTGAAACTCCTATTTAGCACAGAAGCTGAGCAGAGCGTTTCAACCGTAACAGAATCCAATTCACCCAACGGTAGCAGCGGTAACAACGATGATGGCTCCAACCCTAACGGTAATAGCCTACCTTTAAATAAGCCAAGACTGGAGAAGTTAATTAATGagattcttttgaaaagtaaTGATCCCTTATCATCTCTTTACAATTTCTTACACAAATATGTGTTGACACTACAACTATACATGGTTCATAGAGAATTTTTAAAGCTAGCCAGTGGTGggaaattttccaaaagtaACCTGATCCATAACTATGACTCCAAAAAAAGTGTAATTACGGTTAGATATTGGTTAAATGGTAAGATGGACAGTAAAGGTAAGATAACCATTGGTATTCAAAGAACCACAGAGAGTcttgttttgaaatggGATAATCAAAGTGCATCAAGGGCCAAAAATATGCCTGTAATTTATAATAACATTGTATCAAATATCGAAGGTATCCTGGACGAGATCATGTTCAACCATTCAAGAATTATCAGATCGGAGCTGTTAGCAAGGGatatatttcaagaagACGAGGAAAATCCGgatgttttattattccAACTTCCTACAACATGCGTTGCTATGGCACCTATCCAATTAAAGATCGACTTATTAAGTGGGCAGTTTTATTTCAGAAATCCGACTCCACTTTTATCGAATTACGCCTCAAAAATCAATAGAGCAGAGAGTCCAGAGGAATTGGCAAGAATTTTACAACAGTTGAAATTAGACAAGATAATTCACGTTTTGACTACCATGTTTGAAAACACAGGATGGTCGTGTAGTAAGATCATCAAAATTAATAAGCCAATCAGGACTCAGTTGaatatcaacaacaacaatactTCGAAGACGGAAAGTAGCACCGTTGTTGATAATAACTCCAACAGTGGCGATTTTTCCCTGTTGTTACAAAGGGATCTGTTCATTAGGTTACCACACTGGCCCCTCAACTGGTATCTAATATTGTCGATAATATCCTCTAAAACATCTTGTGTGgtggaaaaaagaattggtAAGATTGTCTCACAACGTGGAAAATGGAATTTAAAATATCTGGACAATTCTAACGTAATGACAGTTAAGTTGGAGTCAATAACgtatcaaaaaatcatgaTATTGCAGAAAACTATTTTGAACAGAATTATTAACCATATGCTAATTGATTCCTTGAATCAGTTAAAAATCCATAATAAGATTTGTTCATCTGAAATGATTAACGAACAAAAACTACCTCAATATATCGTTCAGGGAGGTAGTACTAACGATAACATCTCTATCATAACACTAGAGTTAGAATCCTTTTTGGAAGGTTCTAAGGCGCTAAATTCCATACTGGAGAGTTCCATGTTCTTGAGGATAGATTATTCAAACTCCCAAATACGATTGTATGCCAAGTTTAAGAGAAACACGATGATGATCCAATGCCAAATTGATAAACTATACATCCACTTTGTGAAAGAAGAACCACTTGCCTTCTACTTGGAGGAGAATTTCACAAGCTTAGGTATAATAATTCAGTATTTGACCAAATTTAGACAAAAATTGATGCAATTGGTTATATTGACAGATGTTGTGGAAAGATTACACAAGAATTTTGAGTCcgaaaacttcaaaataatCGCATTACAACCCAACGAGATTTCCTTCAAGTATCTCTCTAACAACGACGAGGATGATAAAGATTGCACAATAAAGATACTAACAAATGACGATTCTATTAAAAATTTAACAGTGCAATTATCACCTTCGAACCCCCAACATATAATACAGCCTTTCTTAGATAATTCGAAAATGGATTATCATTTTATCTTTAGCTACCTACAATTCACGTCATCTTTGTTTAAAGCTCTAAAAGTAATCCTCGTTGAAAGAGGGGAAAAATTCCGTACTGGTGGAAGCCAGTACTCGACCATGGTGAACATCGGATTGCATAATCTAAACGAGTATCAAATAGTATATTATAACCCTCAGGCAGGTACTAAGATCACAATATGCATAGAATTGAAAACCGTTTTGCATAATGGTCGTGACAAGATCCAGTTCCACATTCATTTTGCAGACGTGGCACACATTACCACGAAGTCCCCCGCCTACCCAATGATGCATCAAGTAAGAAATCAAGTTTTTATGCTTGATACAAAGAGACTAGGGACTGCAGAAACTGTTAAGCCAACCCTTG
- the LAM6 gene encoding Lam6p: MWGDSMREPGMTMDNELKAVKPLMEEDGVDGARRINKGMGFQKSSTEHLLISPGRDGSVPLNGLKSSPADPHLSDVNSILENSRIGDGTALTSVNNLIMATSANGDGDGDGDGADGDSKRPPISNSSSRSSFFDTVLSTFSLKSASQDTVTNEARDTEVRFASKEANEKFHQIFKSIPSKAKLVGDYFCYFHREFPYQGRIFLSDTHICFNSTVLNWMAKVQIPLNEIKYLDKVATNSGAISIETLTNKYTFSGFMSRDKVFELITRIWSKENLTKINDVMEVDERISKTKGMSPAPSSIFNSVSTNAYNDFISTTTTEPTSRASYMSENDMLIEEAIRSVDDYTGTPKASSSSPSLSSSSSPPSTFGSSTTYYRRPVYRLKQNAPFQYDGPFHVDETMDFPYKPEVNNEYVLVERQFNVPPGLLFIMMFNEDNPIFELNFLKDQDSSNISHIGTFEKVNKDGQHYRNFQYTKQLHFPVGPKSTNCQVTEILLHCDWERYINVLSITRTPNVPSGTSFSTRTRYMFRWDDQGQGCILKVSFWVDWNASSWIKPMVESNCKNGQISATKDLVELVDQFVGEYVELSKERTDALNALPSVASFGSPRKIAPELVLALPETNTDAAGETPEVSNDRWRFNWVNIVILVLLTLNLLYLMKLNKKMNKMTKLMTHKNDVTVHRNLLDIPAEVQWSKRRDRSRL; the protein is encoded by the coding sequence ATGTGGGGGGACAGTATGCGCGAGCCTGGTATGACCATGGACAATGAATTGAAGGCAGTGAAGCCGCTGATGGAAGAGGATGGTGTGGACGGTGCGAGGAGAATAAATAAGGGTATGGGCTTCCAGAAGTCTTCTACCGAGCACCTATTGATTTCGCCTGGCAGAGACGGCTCAGTACCGTTGAATGGGTTGAAGTCATCGCCTGCAGATCCGCACTTGTCAGATGTGAACTCTATTCTGGAAAACTCCCGTATTGGTGATGGGACGGCGTTGACGTCTGTCAATAATCTCATCATGGCCACGTCGGCGAatggtgatggtgatggtgatggtgatggtgcTGATGGCGATAGTAAGAGACCGCCTATCTCGAATTCTTCGTCCCGGTCGTCATTTTTTGACACAGTTTTAAGCACATTTTCCTTGAAATCAGCTTCACAGGATACAGTTACCAATGAAGCCAGAGATACAGAGGTTCGGTTCGCCTCCAAGGAGGCTAATGAGAAGTTccatcaaattttcaaatcgaTACCTTCTAAGGCAAAGCTTGTCGGGGACTATTTCTGCTACTTCCACAGAGAATTCCCCTACCAAGGCAGGATTTTCCTTTCGGACACACATATATGTTTCAATTCTACTGTACTAAATTGGATGGCAAAGGTGCAAATTCCATTGAATGAAATCAAGTACTTGGACAAGGTGGCCACGAATTCAGGTGCCATTTCTATAGAGACGttaacaaacaaatatacaTTTTCCGGATTCATGTCAAGAGATAAGGTTTTCGAATTGATTACACGCATTTGGTCGAAGGAGAATTTGACCAAGATCAATGATGTTATGGAGGTGGATGAAAGGATCTCCAAGACAAAGGGCATGTCGCCGGCGCCCTCCTCCATATTCAACAGTGTTTCTACAAATGCATATAACGATTTCATATCGACAACGACTACAGAACCCACAAGCAGAGCTTCGTACATGAGTGAGAACGACATGCTCATTGAAGAAGCAATCAGGTCTGTGGACGATTATACGGGGACGCCAAAagcatcttcatcttcaccatcattgtcgtcatcgtcgtcgcCACCATCAACATTTGGTTCTTCAACAACATATTATCGCAGGCCCGTGTATAGATTGAAGCAAAATGCCCCATTCCAGTATGACGGGCCCTTTCATGTGGATGAAACAATGGACTTCCCGTATAAACCCGAGGTAAACAACGAATATGTGCTAGTAGAACGCCAATTCAATGTTCCACCAGGCCTGCTTTTCATAATGATGTTCAATGAGGACAatccaatttttgaattgaaCTTCCTAAAAGATCAAGACTCATCGAATATTTCGCATATTGGgacatttgaaaaagtcaaCAAGGACGGACAGCATTACAGAAATTTCCAATATACCAAACAATTGCATTTTCCCGTGGGGCCCAAATCCACTAACTGCCAAGTGACGGAGATTCTTTTACATTGCGACTGGGAAAGGTATATAAACGTTTTAAGTATAACAAGAACACCGAACGTCCCGAGTGGTACAAGCTTCAGCACCAGGACGAGGTACATGTTTCGCTGGGATGATCAGGGGCAAGGTTGTATATTGAAGGTAAGCTTCTGGGTGGACTGGAACGCGTCCAGTTGGATTAAACCGATGGTAGAGAGCAACTGTAAAAACGGGCAAATCAGTGCCACCAAAGATCTTGTAGAGTTGGTCGACCAGTTCGTAGGAGAGTATGTGGAACTAAGCAAGGAAAGAACGGATGCACTCAATGCGTTACCAAGTGTTGCGTCATTTGGGTCACCAAGGAAAATTGCGCCCGAGTTGGTACTGGCACTGCCCGAGACGAATACTGACGCTGCGGGGGAAACCCCAGAAGTGAGCAACGATAGATGGAGGTTCAATTGGGTGAACATAGTGATACTAGTGCTGTTGACGCTGAATCTGCTGTACTTGATGAAactgaacaagaaaatgaacaaaatgACAAAATTGATGACGCATAAGAACGACGTTACCGTGCACCGGAATTTATTAGATATACCTGCCGAGGTGCAATGGTCGAAACGAAGAGACCGCAGTAGATTGTAA
- the RFU1 gene encoding Rfu1p, which yields MKSSKLLVQDAKDYRFNPSIPLRIYLKTCIGILEKAQCAFQTGDLSLAFIYYFRYVDLLTNKLSKHPELSMMDPSSIYKREYLQLIKLEVPAVCKIIEGLRKEIDSQYSKLQTSLANNIAKPNTNTNTMPAQLQQQSLPKESFNEYRFNQSISFFQKISNSQLNATTNSPSQDTARDEAYRLNYPELPRFTFST from the coding sequence ATGAAGTCTAGTAAGCTGTTGGTCCAGGACGCTAAGGATTACCGCTTCAATCCGTCCATACCGCTGAGGatatatttgaaaacatGCATCGGCATCTTGGAAAAGGCGCAGTGTGCGTTCCAGACCGGTGATCTGTCGCTGGCGTTTATTTATTACTTTAGATACGTGGATTTATTGACTAATAAGCTGTCTAAGCACCCTGAATTGTCCATGATGGACCCGTCGTCTATTTATAAAAGAGAATACTTGCAGCTGATAAAACTTGAGGTACCCGCGGTCTGCAAAATAATTGAAGGTCTGCGCAAGGAAATCGACTCTCAGTATAGCAAGCTGCAGACTTCATTGGCCAATAATATAGCTAAACCAAACACGAACACAAACACAATGCCCGCACAACTGCAGCAACAGTCGCTGCCGAAGGAGTCGTTCAACGAATACAGATTCAACCAGTCAATCTCCTTCTTccagaaaatatcaaattcGCAACTAAACGCCACAACCAACTCACCGAGTCAGGATACCGCCCGTGACGAAGCCTACAGACTGAATTACCCAGAACTACCACGGTTCACGTTTTCTACATAG
- the BUD20 gene encoding Bud20p, giving the protein MGRYSVKRYKTKRRTRDLDLIYNDLATKESVQKLLNQPLDETKAGLGQHYCIHCAKYMETAIALKTHLKGKVHKRRVRELKGVPYTQEVSDAAAGYNLNKFLDRVKDITHSVGPEKESNEVLLKEHLDNALANVATTEPTLPWAAPDAEAADAEAAAAAAAPVEAEPTAQP; this is encoded by the coding sequence ATGGGTAGATATTCAGTAAAGAGGTACAAGACtaagagaagaacaaggGACTTGGACTTGATCTACAACGATCTGGCCACTAAGGAGTCTGTGCAGAAGCTTCTGAACCAGCCATTGGACGAAACCAAGGCGGGGCTGGGGCAACATTACTGCATACACTGTGCAAAGTACATGGAGACTGCTATAGCGCTGAAGACGCATTTGAAGGGGAAGGTGCACAAGAGAAGGGTTAGGGAACTGAAGGGTGTCCCCTACACGCAGGAGGTGTCTGACGCTGCTGCGGGCTACAACTTGAACAAGTTCTTGGACCGCGTGAAAGATATCACACACTCTGTGGGTCCAGAGAAGGAGTCCAACGAGGTCTTACTGAAAGAGCATTTGGACAACGCCTTGGCGAACGTTGCCACGACAGAACCCACTCTGCCGTGGGCAGCCCCAGACGCTGAGGCTGCTGACGCTGAGGCTGCTGCCGCTGCTGCTGCCCCAGTAGAAGCCGAGCCTACTGCTCAACCATAA
- the RPL10 gene encoding 60S ribosomal protein uL16 yields MARRPARCYRYQKNKPYPKSRYNRAVPDSKIRIYDLGKKKATVDEFPLCVHLVSNELEQLSSEALEAARICANKYMTTVSGRDAFHLRVRVHPFHVLRINKMLSCAGADRLQQGMRGAWGKPHGLAARVSIGQIIFSVRTKDNNKDVVVEGLRRARYKFPGQQKIIMSKKWGFTNLDRPDYLKKAQAGEVKDDGSFVKFLSKKGSLEHNVREFPEYFAGQA; encoded by the coding sequence ATGGCTAGAAGACCAGCTAGATGTTACAGATACCAAAAGAACAAGCCTTATCCAAAGTCTAGATACAACAGAGCTGTTCCAGACTCCAAGATCAGAATTTACGATCTAGGTAAGAAGAAGGCCACTGTCGATGAATTTCCATTGTGTGTCCATTTAGTTTCCAATGAATTGGAACAATTGTCTTCTGAAGCTTTGGAAGCTGCCCGTATTTGTGCCAACAAGTACATGACCACTGTCTCTGGTAGAGATGCTTTCCACTTGAGAGTCAGAGTCCACCCTTTCCACGTCTTGAGAATCAACAAAATGTTGTCTTGTGCCGGTGCGGATAGATTGCAACAAGGTATGAGAGGTGCCTGGGGTAAGCCTCACGGTTTGGCCGCTCGTGTCAGCATTGGTCAAATTATCTTCTCTGTCAGAACCAAGGACAACAACAAGGATGTTGTCGTCGAAGGTTTGAGAAGAGCCAGATACAAGTTCCCAGGTCAACAAAAGATCATCATGTCCAAGAAGTGGGGTTTCACCAACTTGGACAGACCAGACTACTTGAAGAAGGCTCAAGCCGGTGAAGTCAAGGATGACGGTTCTTTCGTTAAGTTCTTGTCCAAGAAGGGTTCTTTGGAACACAACGTCAGAGAATTCCCAGAATACTTTGCTGGTCAAGCTTAA
- the FMP25 gene encoding Fmp25p produces the protein MSLRLLARSHQLLPRRNWFFPVRQYAKEPQYDEADLFAENINHGAYKAKKRSSQDQFQWPEKSAEQVSKEAERQWERMAKLSAVGQGILIILVVGGLGSAYLRWPELKSWWLIKMNGGRVNTVQEQNGQDSLEKLARQKAKNLLREIPQVPTFQHGIDYPGVYIWGKCHSKDSLFPIRVPNLDNRKFRDILLAPSDDFNCNFALDEKGDLISWDDLGQTKTLLAGQHLTSMKYSSDYLYALTRKGEILVVPIRTPNLIASKLSSRRSKLLPWKTKQRYDWKLETKQVFDTKKGENRVVQFDTGSHHLVLLSNLGKAYSCATGNDQKQPQLSRGQFGIPTLSQFDEFPPNNELFEIELLNKYKNEGENTIQKRQIDKIACGSYHTLALDHNGELYAFGWNRFGQLALPISYNLEYVSFPRSVTHAFKPHFPGLTNWKCVDIHCDDETSFVNIRRPGVIPDHYYFAFGNGLFGELGNNTFKNSQCEPIKIKLNNKKVINWSCGSHAVFGETDHEREVIVWGNNDHGQLGIGKKTMKCAKPMNIPDVLKPGQDTTDLKSIYDSKFRLTNQQRIVTNGDKSCIYWRV, from the coding sequence ATGTCACTCAGATTATTAGCGAGAAGCCACCAACTTCTGCCCCGTCGCAACTGGTTCTTCCCCGTCAGGCAGTATGCTAAAGAACCTCAATACGATGAAGCTGACCTATTTGCAGAAAACATAAACCATGGGGCGTATAAagccaagaaaagatcGTCTCAAGACCAGTTCCAATGGCCTGAAAAGTCAGCAGAACAGGTCTCGAAGGAAGCAGAACGGCAATGGGAAAGAATGGCTAAATTGTCTGCTGTTGGGCAGGGGATTCTTATCATCCTGGTAGTGGGTGGGTTAGGATCCGCCTACTTGCGTTGGCCTGAATTGAAATCCTGGTGGTTGATCAAGATGAATGGAGGTCGTGTAAACACAGTCCAAGAGCAAAATGGACAGGACTCCTTGGAGAAACTGGCCAGGCAAAAGGCCAAGAATCTTCTTAGGGAGATCCCGCAGGTGCCCACCTTTCAACACGGAATAGACTATCCCGGTGTGTACATATGGGGGAAATGTCATTCTAAAGATTCGTTGTTCCCCATCAGAGTCCCCAACTTGGATAACCGTAAATTTAGAGACATCCTACTGGCCCCCTCCGACGACTTCAACTGTAACTTTGCACTTGACGAAAAGGGCGATTTGATATCATGGGATGACTTGGGCCAAACGAAGACGTTATTGGCAGGTCAACATCTGACTTCAATGAAGTACTCAAGCGACTATCTGTACGCACTAACTAGAAAAGGTGAAATACTGGTCGTACCGATAAGGACTCCAAATCTGATTGCATCGAAGCTATCGTCAAGAAGATCAAAGCTGTTGCCATGGAAAACCAAACAAAGATATGATTGGAAATTAGAGACAAAACAAGTATTTGATACTAAAAAGGGCGAAAATCGCGTAGTACAGTTCGACACTGGTAGCCACCATTTGGTATTGCTATCCAATCTAGGTAAAGCCTATTCGTGTGCTACTGGGAATGACCAGAAACAGCCTCAATTATCAAGAGGTCAGTTTGGTATACCAACTTTATCTCAATTTGATGAGTTTCCGCCTAACAATGAGCTGTTCGAAATTGAATTACtaaacaaatacaaaaatgaaGGAGAGAACACTATTCAGAAAAGACAAATCGATAAGATTGCGTGCGGGTCTTACCATACGCTAGCATTGGACCATAATGGGGAGCTTTACGCCTTTGGTTGGAATCGGTTTGGGCAATTAGCTTTGCCCATCTCGTACAATTTAGAATATGTTTCATTCCCCAGATCAGTCACACATGCATTCAAACCGCATTTCCCCGGGTTAACAAACTGGAAATGTGTGGACATTCACTGTGATGACGAAACCTCGTTTGTTAACATTCGTAGGCCGGGTGTAATTCCagatcattattatttcgCATTTGGTAATGGACTTTTCGGTGAATTGGGTAACAACACTTTCAAGAACTCACAGTGTGAGCCAATTAAAATTAAATTaaataacaagaaagtGATCAATTGGAGTTGCGGTTCACATGCTGTCTTTGGTGAAACAGATCATGAACGTGAAGTGATTGTTTGGGGTAATAACGACCATGGTCAATTAGGTATAGGAAAGAAAACCATGAAATGCGCCAAGCCAATGAATATTCCAGACGTCTTGAAGCCCGGACAGGATACCAC